A window of Scophthalmus maximus strain ysfricsl-2021 chromosome 10, ASM2237912v1, whole genome shotgun sequence contains these coding sequences:
- the znhit2 gene encoding zinc finger HIT domain-containing protein 2, whose amino-acid sequence MNPLIRRRLPLSVRSLLTDIGPKEEWTDAEPETVTRDGILLPSRGVVSGQEEFLMPSQAQEVESTDRSNTGRNMACMLCKCKPSCYTCPRCNLCYCGLACYQSPAHSVCSEAFYKESVLEELKDMGKTEGDERKKMQEILVGLRQKAKRIDGGMERLLKDAGIVLNDADEDEEVTAEKIQVVELLSALAELQQSGEGSVTEIEVILKKLDEIGGGEFLPGDIEEDAESAEGELDLAERLSGMDIEKLSEEELWEILNSKEKETFIDLMKSGALGGLVPLWKPWWEEHDGGGTALVEEVSKLESKHSTTADEEDVYNKAKTLQEVDHQQVKTATKLRKIKGRNTKETIKVKGYSTDPTVPSISAKIPKLTSLCANPSPLICYGLANALFGYTFALCHFNGDTDSLTFEFCDMILALSEALNSSRVFSSLQETLDCGETLIFGGGYLNKEDPLGPTRAVEAVAHIMTGRDGKDATGYCLAALSQLRSVLSQARTTLSKEGEEGARRQKYFLASKKCEFFQAWVLDNAPQIRRLAVEIWNEHSKRQNVRNSLEKAKTAVEENLKKGKSRGNSKLVEELS is encoded by the coding sequence ATGAATCCATTGATTAGACGGAGACTTCCTCTGTCTGTGAGGAGTCTTCTGACAGACATCGGTCCGAAGGAGGAGTGGACTGACGCAGAGCCAGAGACAGTGACCAGAGATGGGATCCTGCTCCCGTCCCGAGGCGTTGTTTCTGGACAAGAGGAATTTCTCATGCCATCCCAGGCACAGGAGGTGGAGTCTACAGATCGGAGTAACACTGGGAGGAATATGGCTTGCatgttgtgtaaatgtaaacCCTCTTGCTACACTTGTCCTCGGTGTAACCTGTGTTATTGTGGCTTGGCCTGCTACCAGAGCCCAGCTCACTCTGTCTGCTCAGAAGCATTTTACAAGGAATCTGTTCTAGAGGAACTAAAGGATATGGGGAAGACAGAAGGcgatgagagaaagaaaatgcaggaGATTCTTGTGGGACTCagacaaaaggcaaaaagaaTAGATGGGGGAATGGAAAGATTGTTAAAAGACGCAGGTATTGTGTTAAACGACGCAGACGAGGATGAAGAAGTGACAGCAGAGAAAATTCAGGTTGTGGAGCTCCTGTCTGCGTTGGCCGAGCTCCAACAGTCTGGGGAGGGGAGTGTAACAGAGATTGAggttattttgaaaaaactgGACGAGATTGGAGGGGGGGAGTTTCTGCCCGGAGACATAGAGGAGGATGCTGAAAGTGCTGAAGGGGAACTGGACTTAGCGGAACGACTCTCAGGGATGGATATAGAAAAACTTTCAGAAGAGGAGCTGTGGGAAATTCTCAacagcaaagagaaagagacgttTATTGACCTGATGAAGTCTGGAGCACTTGGCGGGCTGGTTCCCCTGTGGAAGCCATGGTGGGAGGAGCATGACGGGGGAGGGACAGCACTGGTGGAGGAAGTGAGCAAACTGGAGAGCAAACATTCAACAACTGCGGATGAAGAGGATGTTTATAATAAAGCCAAGACATTGCAAGAAGTGGATCACCAACAGGTCAAAACAGCTACAAAGTTGAGAAAGATTAAAggaagaaacacaaaggaaacaatCAAGGTTAAGGGATATTCCACAGATCCCACTGTGCCTTCAATTTCTGCAAAAATTCCAAAGTTGACTTCTTTATGTGCAAATCCATCTCCCCTCATATGTTATGGTTTGGCCAATGCACTTTTCGGCTACACCTTCGCTCTGTGCCATTTTAACGGTGACACTGATTCACTGACATTTGAGTTTTGTGACATGATTCTTGCTCTGTCGGAGGCCCTGAACTCAAGCAGGGTGTTCAGCTCTCTCCAAGAGACCTTGGACTGTGGAGAAACTCTCATTTTTGGTGGAGGGTACCTCAACAAAGAGGATCCTCTGGGCCCAACCAGGGCGGTTGAAGCTGTGGCTCACATAATGACTGGCAGAGATGGAAAAGATGCTACAGGATATTGCCTGGCAGCCCTGAGTCAGCTTCGCTCAGTTCTCTCCCAGGCCAGAACTACCCTATctaaagagggagaggaaggggcaaggaggcAGAAGTACTTCCTGGCAAGCAAGAAGTGTGAATTCTTTCAAGCCTGGGTGTTGGACAATGCACCCCAGATTCGTAGACTAGCTGTTGAGATATGGAATGAACACAGTAAAAGACAGAATGTAAGGAATAGCCTGGAGAAAGCTAAGACTGCAGTTGAGGAGAACTTGAAGAAAGGGAAGAGTAGAGGGAATAGTAAGTTGGTTGAAGAACTGAGCTAA